A single window of Agromyces aureus DNA harbors:
- a CDS encoding alpha/beta fold hydrolase encodes MDLILIPGFWLDAASWNDVVPLLEEQGHRTHPVTLPGLDSVDADRSRIGLREHIDAVVRLVDGFDEPVVLVGHSGGGAIAHGVADRRPDRIARIVYVDSGPLADGQAINDGLAVVDGEIPLPMWDEFDDADLVDLDDGLRTAFRARAVPQPAAVATDPIVLHDERRYDVPITVIACEFPSAVLQEYLAADAPFTRELAQVRQVDYVDLPTGHWPQFTKPVQLGQAIASAIR; translated from the coding sequence ATGGACCTCATCCTCATCCCCGGCTTCTGGCTCGATGCCGCTTCGTGGAACGACGTCGTCCCCCTCCTCGAGGAGCAGGGGCACCGAACCCACCCCGTGACCCTGCCCGGGCTCGACTCCGTCGACGCCGACCGCTCGCGCATCGGCCTGCGCGAGCACATCGACGCCGTCGTGCGCCTCGTCGACGGGTTCGACGAGCCAGTGGTGCTCGTGGGCCACTCCGGCGGCGGTGCCATCGCGCATGGCGTGGCCGACCGGCGCCCCGACCGCATCGCGCGCATCGTCTACGTCGATTCCGGCCCGCTCGCCGACGGCCAGGCGATCAACGACGGGCTGGCCGTGGTCGACGGCGAGATCCCGCTGCCCATGTGGGACGAGTTCGACGATGCCGATCTCGTCGACCTCGACGACGGGCTGCGCACGGCGTTCCGTGCCCGGGCGGTGCCGCAGCCCGCTGCCGTCGCGACCGACCCGATCGTGCTGCACGACGAGCGCCGCTACGACGTGCCCATCACCGTGATCGCGTGCGAGTTCCCGAGCGCAGTGCTGCAGGAGTACCTGGCGGCCGATGCGCCCTTCACGCGCGAGCTCGCCCAAGTGCGGCAGGTCGACTACGTCGACCTGCCGACGGGGCACTGGCCTCAGTTCACGAAGCCAGTGCAGCTGGGGCAGGCGATCGCCTCGGCGATCCGCTGA